Proteins from a genomic interval of Micromonospora sp. NBC_00389:
- the frr gene encoding ribosome recycling factor, giving the protein MIDDTLLEAEEKMERAVEHAKEEFGAIRTGRANPAMFSKIIIDYYGTPTPLTQMASIAIPEPRMAIIKPYDNSQINAMEKAIRDSDLGVNPNNEGTQLRILLPQMTEERRRDMIKVARHKGEEAKVAIRNVRRRGKEELDRIVKDGEAGEDDGRRAEKELDDLTQRYAASVDDLVKHKETELLEV; this is encoded by the coding sequence GTGATCGACGACACCCTCCTCGAGGCCGAGGAGAAGATGGAGCGTGCGGTGGAGCACGCCAAGGAGGAGTTCGGCGCCATCCGTACCGGTCGCGCCAACCCCGCCATGTTCTCCAAGATCATTATCGACTACTACGGTACCCCGACGCCGCTGACCCAGATGGCGTCCATCGCGATCCCCGAGCCGCGGATGGCCATCATCAAGCCGTACGACAACTCGCAGATCAACGCGATGGAGAAGGCGATCCGCGACTCGGACCTCGGAGTGAACCCGAACAACGAGGGCACCCAGCTGCGCATCCTGCTCCCGCAGATGACCGAGGAGCGCCGCCGCGACATGATCAAGGTCGCCCGGCACAAGGGTGAGGAGGCCAAGGTGGCGATCCGCAACGTCCGCCGCCGTGGCAAGGAGGAGCTGGACCGGATCGTCAAGGACGGCGAGGCCGGCGAGGACGATGGTCGCCGCGCCGAGAAGGAGCTGGACGACCTGACGCAGCGTTACGCGGCCAGCGTCGACGACCTGGTCAAGCACAAGGAGACCGAGCTGCTGGAGGTCTGA
- a CDS encoding tyrosine recombinase XerC, protein MSRPARGTRAVHQELPPALRDAVDDFAEHLSRVRNRSAHTVRAYVTDLVSLLDHAVRMGCVDLAELDLSVLRSWLARQRTTGAARTSLARRAASARAFSAWAHRAGLLPADVGATLASPRAHRELPSVLRADQAAALVEAPTRLPPVPTSTLKTPSGATQIRATPGGPTPDATTGTAEGAAAEAVPLRDRVLLELLYATGVRISEACGLDVGDVDHGRRVIRVFGKGGRERSVPYGVPAQRALDDWLSRGRPILAGARSGDALLLGARGGRLNPTTARQIVGGYAEASGLPRTSPHGLRHTAATHLLEGGADLRAVQELLGHSSLASTQIYTHVSVERLRAAYRQAHPRA, encoded by the coding sequence ATGAGCCGGCCCGCCCGGGGCACCCGGGCCGTGCACCAGGAGTTGCCGCCCGCGCTGCGCGATGCGGTCGACGACTTCGCCGAGCACCTGTCCAGGGTCCGCAACCGGTCGGCGCACACCGTCCGCGCGTACGTCACCGACCTGGTCTCACTGCTCGACCATGCCGTCCGGATGGGCTGCGTCGACCTGGCCGAACTGGACCTGTCGGTGCTGCGCAGCTGGCTGGCCCGACAGCGGACCACCGGTGCCGCCCGCACATCGCTGGCCCGGCGGGCCGCGTCGGCGAGGGCGTTCAGCGCGTGGGCGCACCGGGCGGGGCTACTCCCCGCCGACGTGGGCGCCACGCTGGCCAGCCCTCGCGCGCACCGGGAGCTGCCTTCGGTCCTGCGCGCCGACCAGGCCGCCGCCCTGGTCGAGGCACCGACCCGGCTGCCACCCGTCCCCACATCAACGCTGAAAACACCGTCCGGGGCAACGCAAATCAGGGCAACGCCGGGCGGGCCGACACCGGATGCGACGACTGGCACGGCAGAAGGTGCGGCGGCCGAGGCCGTCCCGTTGCGCGACCGGGTGCTGCTGGAACTGCTCTACGCCACCGGGGTGCGGATCAGCGAGGCCTGCGGGTTGGACGTCGGAGACGTCGACCACGGCCGCCGGGTGATCCGGGTGTTCGGCAAGGGCGGGCGGGAGCGCTCGGTGCCGTACGGGGTGCCAGCACAGCGGGCGCTGGACGACTGGCTGAGTCGGGGGCGCCCAATTCTGGCCGGCGCCCGCTCGGGTGACGCGCTGCTGCTCGGCGCCCGGGGCGGCCGGCTCAACCCGACCACCGCGCGGCAGATCGTCGGCGGGTACGCCGAGGCCAGCGGCCTGCCCCGGACCAGCCCGCACGGGCTGCGCCACACCGCCGCCACCCATCTCCTGGAGGGCGGCGCGGACCTGCGCGCCGTGCAGGAACTGCTCGGCCACTCGTCGCTGGCCAGCACACAGATCTACACGCACGTCTCGGTGGAGCGGCTACGCGCTGCCTACCGCCAGGCCCACCCCCGCGCCTGA
- a CDS encoding ribonuclease HII, with protein MLTPPRTVVRREAGLYALERALQRRGFRQVAGADEAGRGACAGPLVAAAAILPEGRRGEIDELADSKLLTPASRERVYAEVVDRALAYAVVVIPAEEVDSRGLHVCNLAAMRRALASLTTRPEYVLTDGFGVDGLGVPGLAVWKGDRVAACVAAASVLAKVTRDRIMVELDGVFPAYGFAEHKGYITPEHTAALREHGPCREHRFSYINVAAISGRDGRPPRARRPVGPGADEPMERSWASGGTVGVALGEQPQPPAPVGEDVVMEGGVR; from the coding sequence GTGCTGACCCCACCGCGCACCGTCGTGCGCCGGGAGGCCGGGCTGTACGCCTTGGAGCGGGCGCTGCAACGGCGCGGCTTCCGGCAGGTGGCCGGGGCCGACGAGGCCGGCCGAGGCGCGTGCGCCGGTCCACTGGTCGCCGCCGCGGCGATCCTCCCCGAGGGGCGGCGCGGCGAGATCGACGAGCTGGCCGACTCCAAGCTGCTGACCCCGGCCAGCCGGGAGCGGGTGTACGCGGAAGTCGTGGACCGCGCACTGGCGTACGCCGTGGTGGTCATTCCGGCCGAGGAGGTCGACTCCCGGGGTCTGCACGTGTGCAACCTGGCCGCGATGCGCCGGGCGCTCGCCTCGCTCACCACCAGGCCGGAGTACGTGCTGACCGACGGCTTCGGCGTGGACGGCCTGGGCGTGCCGGGGCTGGCGGTGTGGAAGGGCGACCGGGTGGCCGCCTGCGTGGCGGCGGCCAGCGTGCTCGCCAAGGTCACCCGGGATCGGATCATGGTGGAGCTGGACGGGGTGTTCCCGGCGTACGGCTTCGCCGAGCACAAGGGCTACATCACCCCGGAGCACACCGCGGCGCTGCGCGAGCACGGGCCGTGCCGGGAGCACCGGTTCTCGTACATCAATGTCGCCGCGATCTCCGGCCGTGACGGCCGGCCGCCGCGCGCCCGTCGGCCCGTCGGTCCCGGCGCGGACGAGCCGATGGAGCGCTCCTGGGCGTCAGGGGGTACCGTCGGCGTGGCGTTGGGCGAGCAGCCTCAGCCTCCGGCGCCGGTGGGGGAAGATGTGGTCATGGAAGGCGGAGTGCGATGA
- a CDS encoding sulfite oxidase encodes MTVVDDRKSGPGKDDSTPYPGAVGAPTVADVSGPSRLAEADEAISAEELQLAARNHGIPLEALRYDVTPAGLHYLLIHYDIPELDPDTHALTVGGAVDRPLTVTLAELRERPRVTHQVTLECAGNGRALLHPRPVSQPWLVEAVGNAEWTGTPLAPLLREAGLGPDAVDVVFTGADHGVERGVEQDYQRALPVADALREEVLLAYEMNGSPLLPQHGAPLRLIVPGWYGMAHVKWVHSIDVRTEPFEGYQNAVAYRVRRDADDPGMPVTRIEPRALVRPPGFPDFMSRRRVLRAGPCTLDGRAWSGHAPVVAVEVTTDGGASWVPAELDPAEGGDFAWRRWRHEWTATPGRYVLGARATDASGRTQPVEQPWNRGGFANNLVQRVEVVVPAE; translated from the coding sequence ATGACCGTTGTCGATGACCGGAAGTCGGGGCCGGGCAAGGACGACAGCACGCCGTACCCCGGGGCCGTCGGCGCGCCCACGGTGGCCGACGTGAGCGGCCCGTCCCGGCTGGCCGAGGCGGACGAGGCGATCAGTGCCGAGGAGTTGCAGCTCGCGGCCCGCAACCACGGCATCCCGTTGGAGGCGCTGCGCTACGACGTCACCCCGGCCGGGCTGCACTACCTGCTCATCCACTACGACATCCCGGAACTGGACCCGGACACGCACGCGCTGACCGTCGGCGGTGCGGTGGACCGGCCGCTGACCGTCACCCTGGCCGAGTTGCGCGAGCGGCCCCGGGTCACCCACCAGGTCACGCTGGAGTGCGCCGGCAACGGTCGGGCTTTGCTGCACCCCCGGCCGGTCAGCCAGCCCTGGCTGGTCGAGGCGGTCGGCAACGCCGAGTGGACCGGCACCCCGCTGGCGCCGCTGCTGCGCGAGGCGGGTCTCGGTCCGGACGCGGTCGACGTGGTCTTCACGGGCGCCGATCACGGCGTCGAGCGCGGGGTGGAGCAGGACTACCAGCGGGCGCTGCCGGTCGCCGACGCGCTGCGTGAGGAGGTGCTGCTGGCGTACGAGATGAACGGGTCTCCCCTGCTGCCGCAGCACGGCGCGCCGCTGCGGCTGATCGTGCCGGGCTGGTACGGCATGGCGCACGTGAAGTGGGTTCACTCGATCGACGTCCGGACCGAGCCGTTCGAGGGCTACCAGAACGCGGTGGCCTACCGGGTGCGCCGTGACGCCGACGATCCGGGAATGCCGGTCACCAGGATCGAGCCGCGCGCGCTGGTCCGCCCGCCCGGCTTCCCCGACTTCATGTCCCGCCGCCGGGTGCTTCGGGCGGGACCGTGCACTCTGGACGGTCGGGCCTGGTCGGGGCACGCGCCGGTGGTCGCGGTGGAGGTGACCACCGACGGCGGGGCGAGTTGGGTACCGGCCGAGCTGGACCCGGCGGAGGGCGGGGATTTCGCCTGGCGACGGTGGCGCCACGAGTGGACCGCGACGCCGGGCCGGTACGTGCTCGGCGCGCGGGCGACCGACGCGTCCGGGCGGACCCAGCCGGTCGAGCAGCCGTGGAATCGTGGTGGCTTCGCCAACAACCTGGTGCAGCGGGTCGAGGTCGTGGTGCCGGCCGAGTGA
- the pyrH gene encoding UMP kinase: MTQVVSDRTLAANDPTAPPPGRARRVVLKLSGEVFGGGAIGVDPDVVQAIARQIATVVRRGVQVSVVVGGGNFFRGAELQKRGMDRARADYMGMLGTVMNCLALQDFLEKEGIETRVQSAITMAQVAEPYIPLRAIRHLEKGRVVIFGAGAGMPYFSTDTVAAQRALEIRADVVLMSKNGVDGVYTADPRIDPTASKLDSITFSEALRRNLRVADAAAFSLCMENGLPMLVFGAQGDDTIIRAVVGDKIGTLITA; this comes from the coding sequence ATGACGCAGGTTGTGAGTGACCGGACGCTGGCGGCGAACGATCCGACGGCACCGCCGCCCGGGCGGGCCCGCCGGGTGGTGCTGAAGCTCTCCGGTGAGGTGTTCGGTGGCGGCGCGATCGGCGTCGACCCGGACGTCGTCCAGGCCATCGCCCGGCAGATCGCCACCGTGGTCCGCCGCGGTGTGCAGGTCTCCGTGGTGGTCGGCGGCGGCAACTTCTTCCGCGGCGCGGAGCTGCAGAAGCGCGGGATGGACCGGGCCCGCGCCGACTACATGGGCATGCTCGGCACCGTGATGAACTGCCTCGCCCTGCAGGACTTCCTGGAGAAGGAAGGCATCGAGACCCGGGTGCAGAGTGCCATCACCATGGCCCAGGTCGCCGAGCCGTACATTCCGCTGCGGGCGATCCGGCACCTGGAGAAGGGCCGCGTGGTCATCTTCGGCGCCGGCGCCGGGATGCCGTACTTCTCCACCGACACCGTTGCCGCTCAGCGGGCGCTGGAGATCCGGGCTGACGTGGTGCTGATGAGCAAGAACGGCGTGGACGGCGTCTACACGGCCGACCCCCGGATCGACCCCACCGCCAGCAAGCTCGACTCGATCACCTTCTCCGAGGCGCTGCGCCGCAACCTGCGGGTGGCCGACGCGGCGGCGTTCAGCCTCTGCATGGAGAACGGCCTGCCGATGCTGGTCTTCGGCGCGCAGGGTGACGACACCATCATCCGCGCGGTGGTTGGCGACAAGATCGGCACCCTGATCACCGCCTGA
- a CDS encoding DUF2469 domain-containing protein, with translation MSAEDLEKYETEMELQLYREYRDIVRQFSYVVETERRFYLANQVDLHVRNSDGEVYFEVEMHDAWVWDMYRPARFVKNVRVMTFKDVNVEELEKPDISLPADSGFGG, from the coding sequence ATGAGCGCGGAAGATCTCGAGAAGTACGAGACCGAGATGGAGCTGCAGCTCTACCGGGAGTACCGCGACATTGTCCGCCAGTTCTCCTACGTGGTGGAGACGGAACGCCGGTTCTACCTGGCCAACCAGGTCGACCTGCACGTGCGCAACTCCGACGGCGAGGTCTACTTCGAGGTCGAGATGCACGACGCCTGGGTGTGGGACATGTACCGTCCTGCCCGCTTCGTGAAGAACGTCCGGGTGATGACCTTCAAAGACGTCAACGTCGAGGAGCTGGAGAAGCCCGACATCTCGCTGCCCGCCGACTCCGGCTTCGGCGGCTGA
- the tsf gene encoding translation elongation factor Ts, whose product MSQFTAADVKKLRDLTGAGMMDSKKALTEAEGDFDKATEILRVKGAKDVGKRAGRTAANGLVAHSGQALLELNCETDFVAKTDSFIALAQQLVEHGERSGVNSAEELLASELNGKPVADLIQEQSVKIGEKLVLNRFAKLDGTTAVYLHRKAQDLPPAVGVLVQYSGKADEAGDADARGVAMQIAAMRPKYLTRDEVPAEVVESERRIAEQTALEENKPAAALPKIVDGRVNAFFKDYVLVEQSSVTDNKKSVKQVLAEAGIEVTRFVRFEVGQA is encoded by the coding sequence ATGTCCCAATTCACCGCCGCGGACGTCAAGAAGCTCCGCGACCTCACCGGCGCCGGCATGATGGACAGCAAGAAGGCGCTGACCGAGGCCGAGGGCGACTTCGACAAGGCAACCGAGATCCTGCGCGTCAAGGGCGCCAAGGACGTCGGCAAGCGGGCCGGCCGGACGGCCGCCAACGGCCTGGTGGCCCACTCCGGCCAGGCGCTGCTCGAGCTCAACTGCGAGACCGACTTCGTGGCCAAGACCGACTCGTTCATCGCCCTGGCCCAGCAGTTGGTCGAGCACGGCGAGCGCTCCGGCGTGAACAGCGCCGAGGAGCTGCTGGCCAGCGAGCTGAACGGCAAGCCGGTCGCTGACCTGATCCAGGAGCAGTCCGTCAAGATCGGCGAGAAGCTGGTCCTCAACCGCTTCGCCAAGCTGGACGGCACCACCGCCGTCTACCTGCACCGCAAGGCCCAGGACCTGCCCCCGGCGGTCGGCGTGCTGGTGCAGTACTCCGGCAAGGCGGACGAGGCCGGCGACGCCGACGCTCGTGGCGTCGCCATGCAGATCGCCGCGATGCGGCCGAAGTACCTCACCCGTGACGAGGTGCCGGCCGAGGTCGTCGAGTCCGAGCGGCGTATCGCCGAGCAGACCGCCCTCGAGGAGAACAAGCCCGCGGCGGCGCTGCCGAAGATCGTCGATGGCCGGGTGAACGCCTTCTTCAAGGACTACGTCCTGGTCGAGCAGTCGTCGGTCACTGACAACAAGAAGTCGGTGAAGCAGGTGCTGGCCGAGGCCGGCATCGAGGTCACCCGCTTCGTGCGGTTCGAGGTCGGCCAGGCCTGA
- a CDS encoding phosphatidate cytidylyltransferase, with product MSHPDPYSSEPRSWDRPEHPVALPWPEPEFEPGHRSRRPAAGAELYAEPRTRPSADPYPADPYAAEPYPAGPYPAEPYDERGRPVRPDDRDRHDRFDGRGRYEDDRNQPDRYDERGRVGQYDARPPAGGDGPARYDGPERYDAPERYDVPDRYDGPMRHDDRDGPVRYDDDAGYPTAQLEPVRDDLGPDQDPATESEPPPGRRSKGRRRASADRPATQQVGTGRAGRNLPAAIGVGLGLGALIVVPLVFYPLAFLFVIAAAVGVGIWEMARAVRRSGAHPPLVPLIAGGVLTVGLAWFAGPDALSLGLLVTVVGTMIWRLGDGPAGFQRDLTAATLIAVYVPFLAGFAALLAAAPDDGPLRILATLIAVVLSDTGGYAAGVSFGRHPMAPSISPKKSWEGFAGSVTAAALGSALLLWLMFDVALWWGAVFGVAVSCAAVLGDLAESMIKRDLGVKDMSNLLPGHGGLMDRLDSILFAVPTAYLLLAIFVPLVK from the coding sequence ATGTCCCACCCCGACCCCTACAGCAGCGAGCCTCGTAGCTGGGACCGGCCGGAGCACCCGGTGGCCCTGCCCTGGCCCGAGCCGGAGTTCGAGCCGGGCCATCGGAGCCGCCGTCCGGCTGCTGGCGCTGAGCTGTATGCCGAGCCGCGCACCCGCCCGTCGGCCGACCCGTACCCCGCCGACCCGTACGCGGCAGAGCCGTACCCCGCCGGCCCGTATCCGGCAGAGCCGTACGACGAGCGCGGCCGGCCGGTCCGCCCGGACGACCGGGACCGGCACGACCGCTTCGACGGCCGGGGCAGGTACGAGGACGACCGCAACCAGCCGGACCGGTACGACGAGCGGGGCCGTGTCGGCCAGTACGACGCCCGCCCGCCCGCTGGCGGCGACGGCCCGGCCCGTTACGACGGCCCCGAGCGTTACGACGCCCCCGAGCGCTACGACGTGCCCGACCGTTACGACGGCCCGATGCGCCACGACGACCGCGATGGCCCGGTCCGGTACGACGACGATGCCGGGTATCCGACCGCACAGCTCGAACCGGTGCGGGACGACCTTGGGCCGGACCAGGACCCGGCGACCGAGTCGGAGCCTCCGCCCGGCCGGCGGTCGAAGGGCCGACGCCGCGCGAGCGCCGACCGACCGGCCACCCAGCAGGTGGGCACCGGGCGGGCTGGCCGGAACCTGCCGGCGGCGATCGGGGTGGGTCTCGGTCTCGGCGCGCTGATCGTGGTGCCGCTGGTGTTCTACCCGCTGGCGTTCCTGTTCGTGATCGCCGCAGCCGTGGGCGTCGGCATCTGGGAGATGGCCCGGGCGGTCCGGCGCAGCGGCGCGCACCCGCCGCTGGTGCCACTGATCGCTGGCGGCGTGTTGACCGTGGGTCTGGCCTGGTTCGCCGGCCCGGACGCGCTCAGCCTGGGGCTGCTGGTCACCGTCGTGGGCACCATGATCTGGCGGTTGGGCGATGGCCCGGCCGGCTTTCAGCGGGATCTCACCGCAGCCACCCTGATCGCCGTCTACGTACCGTTCCTCGCCGGGTTCGCGGCGCTGCTGGCGGCGGCGCCGGACGACGGCCCGCTGCGCATCCTGGCCACGCTCATCGCGGTGGTCCTCTCCGACACCGGCGGGTACGCCGCGGGCGTCTCGTTCGGTCGTCACCCGATGGCGCCGTCGATCAGCCCGAAGAAGTCCTGGGAGGGCTTCGCCGGTTCGGTCACCGCGGCGGCGCTGGGCAGTGCCCTGCTGTTGTGGCTGATGTTCGACGTGGCTCTCTGGTGGGGTGCGGTGTTCGGGGTGGCCGTCTCCTGCGCGGCGGTCCTCGGCGACCTCGCCGAGTCGATGATCAAGCGCGACCTCGGGGTCAAGGACATGAGCAACCTGCTGCCCGGCCACGGCGGGCTGATGGACCGACTGGACTCGATCCTGTTCGCGGTGCCGACCGCGTACCTGTTGCTGGCGATCTTCGTGCCGTTGGTGAAGTGA
- a CDS encoding SAM-dependent methyltransferase, with protein MNRDWLAWHSDYDQPGSALAARLAEVRGQVRAALDRAPAGPLRVVSACAGQGRDLTPVLATHPRRDDVTARLVELDPRNAAVAVAGAEAAGLTGVQVVVGDAAVTDAYADLAPADLVLLCGVFGNVSDADVRATIGHSAALCASGGTVIWTRHRREPDLVPTICDWFVQEGFAPVAVGTPADGVGVGVHRQLGRPRPLPSGVTMFHFLPR; from the coding sequence ATGAACCGGGACTGGCTCGCCTGGCACAGCGACTACGACCAGCCGGGTTCGGCGCTGGCCGCCCGGCTGGCCGAGGTGCGGGGTCAGGTCCGGGCTGCCCTGGACCGGGCGCCGGCCGGGCCGCTGCGGGTGGTCAGCGCCTGCGCTGGCCAGGGTCGGGACCTCACCCCGGTCCTCGCGACGCACCCCCGCCGCGACGACGTGACCGCCCGTTTGGTCGAGCTGGACCCGCGCAACGCCGCGGTGGCCGTGGCCGGCGCCGAGGCGGCAGGTCTCACCGGCGTGCAGGTGGTGGTCGGCGACGCGGCGGTGACCGACGCGTACGCCGATCTGGCCCCGGCCGACCTGGTGCTGCTCTGCGGGGTGTTCGGCAACGTCTCGGACGCCGACGTCCGGGCCACCATCGGGCACAGCGCCGCACTCTGCGCGAGTGGCGGCACGGTGATCTGGACGCGGCATCGGCGTGAGCCCGATCTGGTGCCCACCATCTGTGACTGGTTCGTGCAGGAGGGTTTCGCCCCGGTCGCGGTCGGTACCCCGGCGGACGGGGTCGGCGTCGGCGTGCACCGCCAGCTCGGCCGTCCCCGGCCGCTGCCGTCCGGAGTGACGATGTTCCACTTCCTCCCCCGCTGA
- a CDS encoding aminotransferase class V-fold PLP-dependent enzyme, translated as MSVPQPPEPIPGARLLFALDPAVSHLNHGSFGAVPIGVQRAQQRLRDEMESNPLRFFTQGLVDRIAHTRRHLAGFLGADPDGSALVGNTTTGVAVVLHSLGLQPGDEVLSTDHGYGAVSLAIQRECRRTGAVSRVLPVPLAATDEQVVQTIRAGLRPGRTRLLVVDQLTSATAKLFPTAAIVGVAREHGVPVLVDAAHAPGMLPTPVSSIGADFWAGNLHKWGYAPRGTALLAVAETWRDRIEPLVVSWEQDSGFPARIEWQGTLDYTSWLAAPAGLFTLRSLGVDRVRAHNAALAAYGQRVVGDALGVSPARLPDPGGPGVALRLIPLPAGTATTIDAARALQTRIGERLAAEVAVTNWNGRGWLRLAGQVYNTADEYERLAVRLPALLAQR; from the coding sequence GTGAGCGTCCCGCAACCCCCCGAGCCGATCCCGGGCGCCCGCCTGCTGTTCGCCCTCGACCCGGCGGTCAGCCATCTCAACCACGGCTCGTTCGGGGCGGTGCCGATCGGCGTGCAGCGCGCCCAGCAGCGCCTGCGCGACGAGATGGAGAGCAACCCGCTGCGCTTCTTCACCCAGGGGCTGGTCGATCGGATCGCGCACACCCGCCGGCACCTCGCCGGGTTCCTGGGTGCCGACCCGGATGGCAGCGCCCTGGTCGGCAACACCACCACCGGCGTCGCCGTGGTGCTCCACTCGCTGGGCCTGCAACCCGGTGACGAGGTGCTCAGCACCGACCACGGGTACGGGGCGGTGAGCCTGGCCATCCAGCGGGAGTGCCGCCGGACTGGAGCGGTCAGCCGGGTCCTGCCGGTCCCGCTGGCGGCCACCGACGAGCAGGTGGTGCAGACCATCCGTGCCGGCCTGCGCCCAGGGCGGACCCGGCTGCTCGTCGTCGATCAGCTCACCTCGGCCACCGCCAAGCTCTTCCCGACCGCCGCCATCGTCGGGGTGGCCCGGGAACACGGCGTGCCGGTCCTGGTGGACGCCGCGCACGCGCCGGGCATGCTGCCGACCCCGGTGAGCAGCATCGGTGCCGACTTCTGGGCGGGCAACCTGCACAAGTGGGGGTACGCCCCCCGCGGGACCGCCCTGCTGGCGGTGGCCGAGACGTGGCGGGACCGGATCGAGCCGCTGGTGGTCTCCTGGGAGCAGGACTCCGGCTTCCCGGCCCGGATCGAGTGGCAGGGCACCCTCGACTACACCTCCTGGCTGGCCGCCCCGGCGGGCCTGTTCACGTTGCGCAGTCTCGGCGTCGACCGGGTGCGGGCGCACAACGCCGCGCTCGCCGCGTACGGCCAGCGGGTGGTGGGCGACGCGCTGGGGGTGTCCCCCGCCCGCCTGCCCGACCCGGGTGGACCGGGGGTTGCTCTGCGTCTCATTCCGCTGCCAGCTGGCACGGCCACCACCATCGACGCGGCGCGGGCGCTGCAGACACGGATCGGCGAGCGGCTGGCTGCCGAGGTGGCGGTGACGAACTGGAACGGGCGGGGGTGGCTGCGGCTCGCCGGTCAGGTCTACAACACCGCCGACGAGTACGAACGGTTGGCCGTGCGGCTGCCGGCGCTGCTCGCCCAGCGCTGA
- the rpsB gene encoding 30S ribosomal protein S2, whose protein sequence is MAVVTMRQLLESGVHFGHQTRRWNPKMKRFIMTERNGIYIIDLRQTLDYIEKAYEFVRGTVAEGGSILFVGTKKQAQEAIAEQATRVGQPFVNHRWLGGMLTNFQTVYKRLQRMKELEGLGDLSGTAAGYTKKETLQLSREKIKLTRTLGGLRDMQKLPAAVWIVDTKKEHIAVDEARKLGIPVIAVLDTNCDPDEVDFPIPGNDDAIRSAELLTKVVAAAVADGLIARSGRRRGTDEKPEPGVASDEPLTEWERELLEEPKKADESAAPAEQPAQAATEQPTAAPEQPAQAATEQPATATAE, encoded by the coding sequence ATGGCCGTCGTGACCATGCGCCAGCTGCTGGAGAGCGGTGTCCACTTCGGGCACCAGACCCGGCGCTGGAACCCGAAGATGAAGCGCTTCATCATGACGGAGCGCAACGGCATCTACATCATCGACCTGCGCCAGACCCTCGACTACATCGAGAAGGCGTACGAGTTCGTCCGTGGCACCGTCGCCGAGGGCGGCAGCATCCTGTTCGTCGGCACCAAGAAGCAGGCCCAGGAGGCTATCGCCGAGCAGGCGACCCGGGTCGGCCAGCCGTTCGTCAACCACCGCTGGCTCGGTGGCATGCTGACCAACTTCCAGACGGTGTACAAGCGGCTCCAGCGGATGAAGGAGCTGGAGGGTCTGGGTGACCTCAGCGGCACGGCCGCCGGGTACACCAAGAAGGAGACGCTGCAGCTCTCCCGCGAGAAGATCAAGCTCACCCGCACGCTGGGTGGTCTGCGGGACATGCAGAAGCTGCCGGCTGCGGTCTGGATCGTCGACACCAAGAAGGAGCACATCGCCGTCGATGAGGCCCGCAAGCTGGGCATCCCGGTGATTGCGGTGCTCGACACCAACTGCGACCCGGACGAGGTCGACTTCCCGATCCCGGGTAACGACGACGCGATCCGCTCGGCCGAGTTGCTGACCAAGGTCGTCGCCGCCGCCGTCGCGGACGGTCTGATCGCGCGTTCCGGCCGCCGTCGGGGCACCGACGAGAAGCCCGAGCCGGGTGTCGCGAGCGACGAGCCGCTGACCGAGTGGGAGCGCGAGCTGCTCGAGGAGCCGAAGAAGGCCGACGAGTCGGCCGCCCCGGCCGAGCAGCCGGCGCAGGCCGCCACTGAGCAGCCGACCGCCGCCCCCGAGCAGCCGGCGCAGGCCGCCACCGAGCAGCCGGCGACCGCCACCGCGGAGTGA